From Terriglobales bacterium:
CGGAGCCAATAATCCTTGCCGCCCGAAGGTACGCGGCCTTCTGGAATACGGGCGAGGCACGCTACGCAGAAGCGGCGCTCGCGCGGAATTTCGTCGATCGCACTCTCCCTTCAGGACGCCGACAAGGTGTTAAGGGCGTGCTGGAGGCATCGAAAAACTTTCGCGCTGCCATTCCGGATCTGAAAGCGAAAATTGAAGAGCTCTTGGTCGTGCACGATCGCGCGGTTGTTCGATACAGCTTTACCGGACATTTCACCGGCAGCTTCAAAGATCTGAAAGGCAATGGTCGCGAGATTAGCTTCCGCGCAGTTGACATCTATCGCGTGCAAAATGGACAAATCTCCGACAACTGGCATCTGGAGGACAACCTCTCTTTGATGCAACAATTAGGCGTCGTAACACCCTAAAAGCGAACTAGGAATCCTCTCGTGCATGGTCGCCAGTAGTTGAAGATATTGGGCGATTAGCTCCGGACCTGTGAATCGCCAGGCGGAGTTTACGTCGTCCGGGGAACACTCATCTCTGGCTCACGCTACCTCGAAAGAGAGAATCCGCGTTCACTCATCAGCCTATCTTCTAAATCTGTCGGATGCGCAATAGCGATGCAGCGCCTAGGGGCGGAGGTTCGAGCATGAGCAAAGTAATCCAAGCCGACTTCCTTCCTCGCAATCAGGAAGCTGGTTCATCCTGGTTGAGTTTCACGGGTCGGCCGTCGTTCAACCGAGCGCGACGTATCCTCGTGGTTGATAACGACTTTGCCACAACTCGGCTGATTAAGATCCTTCTGGAAAAGAAAAGTAATTATTATGTGCTGCCGGAAAACGATCCGGCCAAAGCGCATCAAACTGCGCGCGACTTTCGGCCCGACCTGATCTTGCTCGACATAGTTATGCCGGAGATCGACGGGGGCGAGGTAGCAGCACGACTCGGGAATGACCCTGAGTTGTGCCGGACGCCGATTATCTTTCTCACTGCATTAGTGACCGAAGCGGAGGCAAAAAGTGGCCTCAAGATCGACGGCCACTCGTTCCTGGCAAAGCCCATTAACATTTCCGAGCTGGTTGGCGCGATCGAGCAGCATTTACCGCACTCACCAAAGGCGAATAGCTGAAAATGAAGGCGAGGACCCTTACCATCGTCCTGGTTGCGGCGCTGATGGCGTGCGATCAATTGTCAGCAGCTACTTCGCAACACGCCAGTTCGCACAGCACGACTTTAGTGCAGAGACGACATTGGGTGCAAAGTCATCGACCGGCCGCCGAAGCCGGGCCTCAAGTCACCGGTGTCATTGCGCGTGCGATTCGAGGCGGGAATCCGCTGCAGATGCTGAATCCATTGGCGCCGGCGAAATACGGCATTGCCGAAGAAAACGTTCTGCTGGATCCGGATAGGTCAGGAAAGTGGGACGGCATCAAGCTCCTGGGGATCGCATTCTAACTTCCCGCAACCGTGGGCAGATCCAGTTACAGATCCGACCAACCATCTCCCAGAAGAGGCATTGGTGATGAGTCCATAGGAGTCAGGGATAAAT
This genomic window contains:
- a CDS encoding ester cyclase, producing the protein MLRQSFVLLLPLIAVFTGAALTSAEENLPAPQSVVVAAGEEQAAEPIILAARRYAAFWNTGEARYAEAALARNFVDRTLPSGRRQGVKGVLEASKNFRAAIPDLKAKIEELLVVHDRAVVRYSFTGHFTGSFKDLKGNGREISFRAVDIYRVQNGQISDNWHLEDNLSLMQQLGVVTP
- a CDS encoding response regulator, with product MSKVIQADFLPRNQEAGSSWLSFTGRPSFNRARRILVVDNDFATTRLIKILLEKKSNYYVLPENDPAKAHQTARDFRPDLILLDIVMPEIDGGEVAARLGNDPELCRTPIIFLTALVTEAEAKSGLKIDGHSFLAKPINISELVGAIEQHLPHSPKANS